A stretch of DNA from Cannabis sativa cultivar Pink pepper isolate KNU-18-1 chromosome X, ASM2916894v1, whole genome shotgun sequence:
tatgattaaaagtagtttttttatatagtattacaTGCCAGAATTAATAAGGAGTGTTCGAATCAGATTTTTTAGCTAGAGAATGTATTATAAATTTTTCCAACCTTTTAACCACAAATTATTGAgaatgtaaaattaatattatgttccttggaaaaaaaaattaatattatgatatttttgtagaaataattatttttttacctATAATTTAGTCATAAtgccttttattttttatttttcttaaactgAATTATGATGGAATGAAAGAAGTGGAAGTGTCAACTGAGACTCAAAGGAAAATGAATAGTAATAATCTTCAATGATTGAGTATTTTGGTTACTGCCTTTGtttaagcaatcactttccttGCTCTAGCCTGGTCCAATTCATGAAATGAGGATTACTTGTTGGCCATAGTGCCCCTAAAATATGTTGGAAAAATGTATAGTATatcctttaaaatatatatcattttggtaCATCTCTTATTTGTTAAGGTATTCAAGAAAGTATTTAGTTCAATTTCTTTCCATAATAGTATATGTCGtaatcactacaagaaaaatgaATATTAATGAGGACAAATTTCGTTGGTAAAAACCCCTGTTTTCGTCAGTATTCCTCATCAATGAGGACATTTCGTTGGTAAAAAGTCGTTGGGAATAGTTCGTCGGTAAAAACGATTATCAACAACGAATTTTGAAGTCGTTAGGAATGAAAATTATCAACAACGACATGATCTCTTATTTGTTAAGGTATTCAAGAAAGTATTTAGTTCAATTTCTTTCCATAATAGTATACGTCGTAatgttgtatatatttataaaattctaaataattaacaatggtaaaaataaaatttaaacagaTACTTATTGATAAGCTATTAAAACTAGCTTAGTGGTGAGAGAGGGATGGGAAAAAGAGAGAAATCGTGGGAAAAAGATACTTATTGACTCGATCATTTATTAAAgcctaattaggatttttgccctcgaattttgacatgtaccaaatcatgcccactgaacttttaaggtcattgaaaataccctctgaactattgagattgttggatttaaggacttttatctaattttatttaattttactatttcaatgattgtttatgtactaaaccatgttccccagactttgaaatctaccaaatcatgcccttcgaactttgacatgcactaaattatgccccctgaactttcatccatgttagacttttttactaaaattagaaaaaagtccttaaatccaacaatctcaatagttcagggggcatgatttggtacatgtcaaaatttaggggacaaaaatcctaattagcctttattAAAATGGTCCAACTGAATTATGTTATtatagagcattgttattgggcacTAGTAGTGCCCAATATCTTTTATAGGTAGCGTCCTACGATTGGTTAGTAAAAGCATCTCTAATGGTAACATTCTTTGAAGATGCTATAGATTTACATATcatctaaatatataatattttattttattttatgttcttCCACATTATTTTTGGCACATTTACTTCTAAAATACTCCAATGGTATAATAcatttaaaaatactataatcatgatctcacacattattatatatatatttttattattaaactattatatatattgcacctttaattttttattgtataaaaaaaaacataacatcaATGCCATTGTGTGACATCAATTCAAATTTCAAGAATAGCATTCTTTTCCAATGACATCCTTGTTAGGCTAATTTTAGTCTAAGTTTTGGGTcttattttcggttagttttcactctttgtttctagttttaggactatattacgcttgattcttttgtttcaggtcctcgggtgtttaaagaaagtatgtacaagaattgaggaaaagtggtgaaagaatcgagaagaaaaaccaaaaattgtgtcgctgcctgttccagtcgcgacgggaaacatgccagtcgcgacgggaactggcagagaaaTTTTCAAGAAATCGAAGTtcaaccccgtcgcgacgggggcattgccagtcgcgacggggaccccaatacgggatttttgggcagtttcgtaatttcgcgaattttaaagatgagaattggtttaaatagagggagttcgtgaaaattagggttcattcagatttggagccctagaaacaaaggaggaggctagaagagcggcttgtggcgacccggatcaattgcttcaactagttctttctcttctctttaatttttctatgctattttctatttcaatttaattatggatttgattatggatgttttgaactaaactcctatttagggagaatgatgaatgctgtttaagtttttcctagttaatgaataattgccattcttccatcttgattgtgaacactattcatatttctgtttaatttccatgtgcaagattgatcaccttttacatgttttatgatctcaattcgaaatctgaaaagtgagaattgagaatgctaaaattggatagtctaggttttgatgtgaaacgaaagtatttacatagcctttgtgacatttaaattattgcttaatgctgatttcatgttagtttaattaagagattaattagagagcatgagatttagaacctagaagatctgaaaagagctaggttaatttataatctgtcattcacttcaagagaaggatagcaattagacattaacattggtaacttaacaacaggattcgtctccctattctctcatcttgattaatattcacttgtttctttaagtttcttgaatttctttcttcctttttcaatcataaatacttttgatttgccaaatagaattataagtatagtttagtagtaattaatccaattccctgtggttcgacctcacttgcgtgagtatactacttgattgcgtgcacttgcgtagtaattaataattttcgcaacaatcCTTATATTTTGCAACCTAAATTTTTCACCTCATCAAGCATTAGCTAAAATATTACCATTGGAGatgttataatattttttaaaaataattttttaagttatataggaCCCAATATTAATTACACTAAGATATGACACTGATAAAGATGCTAATATTCTCTTTTAGCAATTCTATAATATTAGATTAGAGATAaattatacactatatatagtatatacagTCCGATTAAAATTGCCCTAAATAAAGTGTAGAGCTAAGTCCATAAGTAACTTAAAAAAGATCATAAACCTACAATCTCTTCTCATAACCAACTATTTAAATCATGTGGTGTAGGAGAACTTATACTAtcacatttcaaaaataaatataataattaataaaaagatgGAGAGGCATAGCATTTGGGCCAAGAAACCCTTCACAAAAACCAAGTCACTATCATTGTTTCCCTCTATATATACACCCCACCATCAAGCTCATACCTTGTAAATAATTTCTTCATTTTATTAGCTTTTGCCTTCCAAATCCATCTACACTACTTTCTCTTCTTCCCTATTATATATCCATATATAGTACCTCTATAGTTGCCACATCACCaccaatattatattaattaatttaacacTACATTTTTAAAAATGGAGATTTATATTGTTGTTACTTGTAATTTTGCATACACAACAACAATATTATTCCTCATATTTCTCTCTATTCTCATCTATTATTTGGTAATCAAATCTCAAAACTACACAAATTCCAAATACAAGCTCCCACCAGGATCAATGGGGTGGCCTTTAATAGGACAAACTCTCCAACTCTATTCCCATGACCCCAACACTTTCTTTTCCACCAAACAGAAAAGGTTCATTATTTTTTCATGTACTTAATTTTAACTCATTCCAATCCATAAACAGAGTGTTTGGGGTTTAACAGGGtttatttttttgggttttgatcaGGTACGGTGAGATATTCAAAACCCATATATTGGGATGTCCTTGCGTTATGTTGGGGAGTCCAGAGGCTGCTAAATTCGTGTTGGTGACTCACAGTCACTTGTTCAAACCAACTTACCCGAAAAGTAAGGAGAAGCTGATTGGTCCGTCAGCTCTGTTTTTTCACCACGGGGAGTACCACTCTTCGTTAAGGAAACTGGTGCAGAGTTCTCTGGCTTCTCCGTACAATCTGCAGAAAAGAGTTGCCGACGTAGAAGCCCTCGCCATTTCCACTCTCCACTCCTGGCTCACAGCACAAGATCAACTCGTTAACACCTTCCACCACTTGAAAAAGGTCAAATTTTTCTTTTGTCTTTTTCTCTAAAACTCAATATCTTTtacttatttaaaattttgttttatctaaTCCAATTTGTAACTCAGACTATATATttacaacataaataaatataaaaagaattttgatattaaaggaaaattaaaggagttaaatatataaaatcaaaagATAAAGTATTATTTcttgtaaaatttttatatttttatgtttaaataattttttttatatatttttacaattttttatataaacaatacgaaaatatataaaagtaatagtaaaataatatttaaataatatcaaaacaacagtaaaaaataatatacaaataataaaaaattaacaataaattaacaagagtattttttgtaaataaaataattaaaatcataaaaatatttaaaattttgtaaaatcgtattttttgtaatttttttttttttaatgtatttgtgaaataatccacATATATATTGGGGTCCTCCacttattttttgtttgtttgtacaaatattatattaatatgtgGATGTTATGGTTTGGTTTGCAGTATTCTTTTGATGTTGGCATTCTTTCTATCTTTGGTCATTTGGATTCTAATTACAAGGATCAACTCAAGGAGAATTATTCCATTGTAAATAAAGGATATAATTCTTTTCCCAACAACGTACCTGGAACTACATATCAAAAAGCACTCATGGTAattaaccaaaaataaaataaataaaaaatctcaCATCAAttatattcaataataatatttaattaattgaatgCATGACATGTATACATGATTGTGTTGTATTATTAGGCAAGGAAAAGGCTTAAGCAGATTCTGAGTGAGATAATGTTGGAGAGAGAGGAGAAGAAAATAGCAGACAAGGATCTATTGGGtcatcttttgaatttcaaggATGGAAAGGGAAAAGCTTTAACAAGAGATCAAATTTCTGATAATATTATTGGGGTTTTGTTTGCGGCTCAAGACACAACGGCTAGTGTATTGACTTGGATCCTTAAGTATCTCCATGATGATCAAAAGCTTCTTCAAGCTCTAAAAGTATGTATatatctctctctatatatatagtagtaactagttactaattactaGTTAGTAATTAGTAAGGTCATCCCTAATATCGAAACTTAAATTTGGTTTTAAATCTACActaaaagaatattattttagtactaattttttttttttttctaattccaACCACAactctaaaaattatattctttattatacAGTGTCTCAGTGTCTCATTATGATTAGTGTGATACTGTAGACTCTATCAAATTATATTAGATTTTAAAGTTCAATCATAACATTTTGTGAGAAAAATTACTATATATATGAGTTTTTAGTGTGTATAAAAATGGCCTAACACACTTTTTTTGATCGTGGCTTACTTATTAGTATATATCTAATTAATCcttttatttgtcattgattAATTTGTGTAGGCAGAGCAAATGGTaatatatcaagaaaatgatgaAGGAAAAAAGCCCTTGACATGGAAACAAACTAGAAGTATGCCACTTACACATAAGGTATTagattttaattcatattagaGCCGACTTTAGGTGTGAGTGGGGTCTTAATTAATTTGGtcccaaaaaaaattgttttatttttattttcttgaaaaagacccaattttgattattttattttaaatattattaaataaataaataaaaataataattattttttcaggTGATATTGGAGAGCTTGAGGATGGCTAGTATTATATCATTCACATTTAGGGAAGCAGTGACTGATGTAGAATACAACGGTATGTAAAGGGCACCATCAATCTAGAAGATTCTCTTActcattaaaattaatatataacaatTTTATGTACTATATTGTCTTCATTATTACATTATTTtgagtatattttatttttgcaggATACATTATTCCAAAGGGTTGGAAAGTGATGCCATTGTTTCGAAACATTCATCACAATCCTCAATTCTTCCCTGATCCACAAAATTTTGACCCTTCTAGGTTTGAGGTTGGTTTTTATATACCAGAGTCATCATTTATAatgttgaaaaaagaaaaacaaaaaaaagacattatttaattattatactaATGACTAAAATCTTAATGTGGTTACAGGTTCCTCCAAAGAGTAATACTTTTATGCCATTTGGCAATGGGGTACACTCATGTCCTGGAAATGAGCTTGCCAAGTTAGAGATGCTAGTTTTTATCCACCATTTAGTCACTCAATACAggtaattaattacaattaatgCAAAATGATTCTTAACTAAACAAATCTTTTCACTTAAAACATTACTATCGTGGACTCTAGTAGTGTTAAGTAATTTCTATAGGTGTTATCTTAAGATTGCTtagcgatattttttaaaagttatttttttagagCATTGTTATCGGGCACCAGTGGTACCCAACATTTTCTATAGGTAGTCCTTACGATTGCTGGTTAGGAAAATTCTCTTAAagctattttcttaaattatatgagactttATACTTAATCACCAATAGCACTCAGAAAAGTGCTAGGTAGCAGTGGTGCCTTTTAGCAATgtcgatttttttaatttatatgagACTTgctacttaattacactaatagcgGTATGACACCGAAAAAATGTGCTAAGCTCCAAAATGCCTTCTAACAATTCTTATTTTGTAGTACTAGCCACTCTCATCtcctttttttataattaattttgagttTAATGTTGGTTTTGTAGGTGGGAAGTTGTGGGATCTCAAAGTGGGATTCAATATGGCCCATTTCCAGTGCCTCAAAATGGACTCCCAGCCAGATTCTGGAAAGAATCAAACAATTTCATACAAGATTTTTTTCCACCTaattaactaaatatatatatttatcttgtTCACCAAGTGTATTATTTTCAAATGTATCTTATCCCTAACCCAAATCCAAAACcctctgtttattttttttcaaatggggTGTCTCTAtaaattattagtattattGGTATTATTATCTAGAGACTCTATgaaggtgttttttttttttttgggtgtatTTTCCACCTTCTTTTGCATTATTAGGAAAAAGAAAGAGGGGTGATAATTATTGTTGTACCAATGAGCAAGTAATGTAATTTGTAACCCTTTTATATGATAATTGAAATAATAgtaaacaaaataaagaaattttGTTTGAATGTAATGGAAAGATCTCTTGTTGTCTAGCTTCTTCTCTCACATGAATTTATGTTATCAAAGAGAGTGACACTTAGAGCATCCCCAACCTTGTGTTAAAAGCCAAAATGAAGTTTCTGGCAAATCAGATATGTGACCTCAAAATGAAGCCAATGAACAGTACTACAACACTGTTTATTTGACGGTTTATTGATTTAATATGCTGAAAATGTCATTTCTAGATTTATATATTTCATTCAATAGTAATATACACAGTATGTAGTCCCTCAATAATTTCATGAGGCCTGTGATGTATTcctcaaattatttatagccatgagattttattttcttttatggtaatTTTTACCAGGAGCGAAAATTATGTagttatattaattatgtaaaatataattttttttttttgggtagatAAGATGATTTGTATTTCTCATAATTGTACACCAGCTATTACAATATATTCATGTGTTCacctattacaaattacaaTACCCTCGAAGTTTAATTAAACAAAGATGGTGAAGGGTGTAAATCTCAGCTCAAAGGCATGAGTTACTCTTTAGTGTTATATGTAATTACAACTATTATAAGGAAAATGTGCCTCAATGCACAACTGACACGTCATAGAGTTTGTTACACAATAAAGGCATATTGAGAATCTCTATGCTTACAGAATGGGAATTAAGATTTCCGGTTAAAAATTAGTATCTCATATACTGTGTTAAATCAATCAAAGTTTGacacattaataaaataaatctctaATTTGagtcaacaaaaataattaacatatttaatataaattagattaattgtgtgacagtc
This window harbors:
- the LOC115705785 gene encoding abscisic acid 8'-hydroxylase 4, with amino-acid sequence MEIYIVVTCNFAYTTTILFLIFLSILIYYLVIKSQNYTNSKYKLPPGSMGWPLIGQTLQLYSHDPNTFFSTKQKRYGEIFKTHILGCPCVMLGSPEAAKFVLVTHSHLFKPTYPKSKEKLIGPSALFFHHGEYHSSLRKLVQSSLASPYNLQKRVADVEALAISTLHSWLTAQDQLVNTFHHLKKYSFDVGILSIFGHLDSNYKDQLKENYSIVNKGYNSFPNNVPGTTYQKALMARKRLKQILSEIMLEREEKKIADKDLLGHLLNFKDGKGKALTRDQISDNIIGVLFAAQDTTASVLTWILKYLHDDQKLLQALKAEQMVIYQENDEGKKPLTWKQTRSMPLTHKVILESLRMASIISFTFREAVTDVEYNGYIIPKGWKVMPLFRNIHHNPQFFPDPQNFDPSRFEVPPKSNTFMPFGNGVHSCPGNELAKLEMLVFIHHLVTQYRWEVVGSQSGIQYGPFPVPQNGLPARFWKESNNFIQDFFPPN